The following are encoded in a window of Amaranthus tricolor cultivar Red isolate AtriRed21 chromosome 2, ASM2621246v1, whole genome shotgun sequence genomic DNA:
- the LOC130805064 gene encoding uncharacterized protein LOC130805064 isoform X2, whose product MADPANTTLGRMLMDHITPVVMVLSTPLVEQKCQKNGLSLVDLLSPFSIFDNIDVPVRTASDQPYRIKKFKLRLFYASDIRKPEFETAKVWLNKVVTEAGEKENYERSSELHRNEKILTSPESNALPPWFEIFNQELIRTSSFSDHETFDHPVACLLVVSSQDEVPVNKFVDLFNINKFPSLMNDGAMDPKILKHYVVLHDNQDGPFEQASKILSDVKNTFGSNECQLLCINSLQGGSEDIEYNPWSSFKSIKEHFLDADDIEQIKFLMQDLTTKHVIPHMEQKIRALNQQVSATRKGFRNQIKNLWWRKAKEDIPDTPDGPAYTFSSTESQIRVLGDYAFMLRDYDLALSNYRLISTDYKLDKSWKRYAGVQEMTALAYFMLDQLRKEAEYCMETAFTTYLKLGLYGQQNAIRCGLWWAEMLKAGGQYKEAANVYFRVSGEEPLQSAVMLEQASYCYLFSVPQMLRKYGFHLILSGNSYKKCDQMKHAIRTYQTALSVFSGTSWGLIRDHIHFQLGKWFAILGMSDVAVEHMLEILACTSQSKAKQELFLGDFLQLVQKTGKTFQVCRLRLPVVKLPSFRVVYEDHRTYASPASVGVQESIWKSLEEDMIPSMSTARSNWLELHTKLVPKKSKQSNICVAGEAIKIDIGFKNPLQIPISVSNVSLICKYFVTSDEMEKDDIGCSTSLQNDEHLRELIAEGGGNGDKSLFILSEVDFSLNAGETLLVNLTVTPKAEGMLKLVGVKWKLSDSVVGFQIFESEQLKKKNANRRKPKQSNGDELTFLVIKSLPRLEGVIRALPKKSYHGELQHLVLELKNNSNFPVKNLKVRISHPRVLALGSEEALNLDFPGFLLKDKSETHGHATQSTEMASFFQFPEDFVIQGEEPVLWPVWFRAALPGMISVYIIVYYEMGDVSSVLRYRTLRMCHSFEVLPSLDVSFHVSRCPSGLQEFLVHMDLVNKTSSQSFEIYQLSCLGDQWDITMLQPVNIPSPIMAGQSLSCFFKLQNGRMVTISKDEVISHCDNRGSHVKLGTAVYKEDLFDISSSPVVDFHRHERLHEVKSHQRLTETVDFILISHPHTSDTSTESADHSRIFSHHACLCRVGSNGPLCWMMEGPRTVHHDFDKSFCEINLKMSIHNSLDAEVSVHIDTNNSVSSASQSSNSTGVSADTKHGWHDVSLTGEAKTNADTLGSTQYDKQMPVESTPPFIWCGSSATRVKLPPLSDIEVPVQICVFAPGTYNISNCLLHWELSQTTAESAADLKESSGTCPGQSFYITVLQST is encoded by the exons ATGGCGGATCCTGCCAACACAACGCTGGGAAGGATGTTGATGGACCATATAACTCCCGTCGTGATGGTACTTTCTACTCCTTTGGTTGAACAGAAATGTCAAAAGAATGGTCTTAGCTTAGTTGATCTACTCTCCCCGTTCTCCATCTTCGACAACATTGATG TGCCTGTACGAACAGCAAGTGACCAGCCTTACAGGATTAAGAAATTCAAGTTGCGATTGTTCTATGCTTCTGATATCCGGAAGCCTGAGTTCGAG ACAGCAAAAGTGTGGTTGAACAAAGTTGTTACTGAAGCTGGGGAAAAGGAAAATTATGAGAGATCTTCAGAGCTACACAGGAATGAGAAAATCCTCACCA GTCCAGAATCAAATGCATTGCCACCATGGTTTGAGATATTCAATCAAGAGCTTATACGGACCTCATCGTTTTCTGATCATGAAACATTTGACCATCCCGTTGCTT GCCTGTTGGTTGTTTCATCTCAAGATGAAGTGCCAGTTAATAAATTTGTTGACCTTTTCAACATCAACAAGTTTCCTTCTCTTATGAACGATGGTGCAATGGATCCGAAGATTCTCAAACACTATGTTGTATTGCATGACAATCAAGATGGACCATTTGAGCA GGCATCAAAGATTTTATCGGATGTGAAAAACACTTTTGGGTCAAATGAATGCCAACTGCTGTGCATTAATTCCTTGCAAGGTGGATCAGAAGATATTGAATATAACCCATGGTCTTCCTTT AAATCAATCAAGGAACATTTTCTCGACGCAGATGATATTGAACAG ATAAAGTTTCTCATGCAAGACCTtacaactaaacacgtaatccCTCACATGGAGCAAAAAATTCGGGCACTAAATCAGCag GTTTCTGCTACAAGAAAAGGGTTTAggaaccaaataaaaaatttgtggTGGAGGAAAGCGAAGGAAGATATACCAGATACCCCTGATGGTCCAGC GTATACTTTCAGTTCCACTGAATCACAAATCAGAGTGTTGGGTGATTATGCGTTCATGCTACGGGACTATGATCTTGCCTTGTCGAATTATCGTCTTATATCCACAGATTATAAACTTGACAAATCCTGGAAACGCTATGCTGGTGTGCAG GAAATGACGGCACTGGCATACTTCATGCTGGACCAACTAAGAAAGGAAGCTGAGTACTGCATGGAAACTGCCTTCACCACATACCTA AAACTTGGGCTGTATGGCCAACAAAATGCTATTCGTTGTGGGCTTTGGTGGGCTGAAATGTTGAAAGCCGGAGGTCAGTATAAGGAGGCAGCCAACGTTTACTTCCGTGTTTCTGGTGAG GAACCATTGCAATCAGCAGTAATGCTTGAGCAAGCATCTTATTGCTACTTATTTTCAGTTCCACAAATGTTACGTAAGTATGGATTTCACCTCATTCTTTCTGGAAATTCTTATAAGAAGTGTGATCAG ATGAAACATGCTATTCGGACATACCAAACAGCTCTTTCTGTGTTTAGTGGGACTTCTTGGGGTCTAATCCGAGATCACATACATTTTCAACTTGGCAA ATGGTTTGCTATACTTGGAATGTCTGATGTGGCAGTTgagcatatgctagaaattctggCTTGTACCAGTCAATCCAAGGCCAAACAGGAGTTATTCCTTGGAGATTTTCTTCAACTTGTTCAG AAAACCGGGAAAACATTTCAGGTTTGCCGACTTCGTTTGCCAGTTGTTAAACTCCCTTCTTTTAGAGTTGTTTATGAAGATCATCGAACATATGCTTCACCTGCTTCT GTTGGTGTACAAGAGAGCATATGGAAGTCTTTGGAGGAAGACATGATTCCATCTATGTCGACTGCTAGATCTAACTGGTTGGAATTGCATACGAAGCTTGTGCCAAAGAAATCTAAACAGTCAAATATTTGTGTTGCTGGAG AAGCAATAAAAATTGATATAGGATTCAAAAACCCCCTTCAAATCCCTATATCAGTCTCAAATGTTTCTCTGATATGCAAGTACTTCGTGACAAGTGATGAAATGGAAAAAG ATGATATTGGGTGTTCCACAAGTTTACAAAATGACGAACATCTTAGAGAATTAATTGCTGAAGG GGGTGGGAATGGAGATAAAAGCCTATTTATATTGTCTGAAGTTGACTTCTCTCTCAATGCTGGTGAAACACTTCTT GTAAATTTAACCGTTACCCCCAAAGCAGAAGGGATGCTGAAATTGGTTGGAGTGAAGTGGAAATTGTCAGATTCTGTTGTTGGATTTCAGATTTTCGAATCTGAACaattaaagaagaagaatgcTAATAGGAGAAAACCTAAACAATCTAATGGGGATGAACTGACATTTTTGGTCATAAAG TCTTTACCAAGGCTTGAAGGAGTTATTAGAGCACTGCCTAAAAAATCATATCATGGCGAGTTGCAACATCTGGTTTTGGAGTTGAAAAACAACTCCAATTTTCCTGTGAAG AATCTTAAAGTGAGGATCAGTCATCCCAGAGTTCTTGCTCTTGGAAGCGAAGAAGCTTTGAATTTGGACTTCCCTGGGTTTCTTTTGAAGGATAAATCTGAAACTCATGGTCATGCAACTCAGAGTACTGAAATGGCTTCTTTTTTCCAATTTCCTGAG GATTTTGTTATTCAAGGAGAAGAACCCGTCTTGTGGCCTGTTTGGTTTAGAGCTGCTTTACCGGGAATGATTTCCGTGTATATAATAGTTTATTATGAGATGGGTGATGTATCAAGTGTTCTGAGGTATCGAACCCTACGTATGTGTCACAGTTTTGAG GTCTTGCCATCTCTGGATGTGTCTTTCCACGTCAGCCGCTGCCCATCAGGACTGCAGGAATTCTTAGTACACATGGATCTTGTAAATAAAACTAGTTCACAGAGTTTTGAGATTTACCAGCTGTCATGTTTAGGAGATCAATGGGACATCACAATGCTCCAACCAGTGAACATACCATCTCCAATAATGGCAGGCCAATCATTATCTTGCTTTTTCAAGCTGCAG AATGGCAGGATGGTAACCATTTCAAAAGATGAGGTTATTTCTCATTGTGATAACAGAGGAAGCCATGTAAAGTTAGGTACTGCAGTTTACAAAGAAGACTTGTTTGATATATCAAGCTCACCTGTAGTGGATTTCCATCGACATGAAAGATTGCATGAAGTCAAATCCCATCAG AGATTAACTGAAACAGTGGACTTCATTTTAATCTCTCATCCTCATACAAGCGACACGAGCACCGAGTCTGCAGATCATTCTCGCATTTTTTCTCATCATGCTTGCCTTTGCAG AGTTGGAAGTAATGGTCCGCTTTGTTGGATGATGGAAGGACCAAGAACTGTTCACCATGATTTTGACAAGTCTTTCTGTGAAATAAATTTGAAGATGAGTATCCACAATTCTCTTGATGCTGAAGTATCTGTGCACATTGATACAAACAATTCCGTCTCGAGCGCTAGCCAATCAAGTAATTCTACTGGAGTTTCCGCTGATACTAAACATGGATGGCATGACGTTTCTTTGACTGGTGAAGCTAAGACCAACGCAGATACGCTCGGAAGTACTCAATATGACAAGCAAATGCCTGTTGAGAGTACACCTCCATTTATTTGGTGTGGATCAAGTGCAACTAGAGTGAAATTGCCACCATTGTCAGATATCGAAGTGCCTGTTCAGATTTGTGTATTTGCTCCTGGCACTTACAATATCTCTAACTGTCTATTACACTGGGAATTGTCGCAAACGACTGCTGAGAGTGCTGCAGACTTAAAGGAATCTTCTGGTACCTGTCCAGGTCAATCCTTTTATATTACTGTGCTGCAGTCTACATAA
- the LOC130805064 gene encoding uncharacterized protein LOC130805064 isoform X1, which yields MADPANTTLGRMLMDHITPVVMVLSTPLVEQKCQKNGLSLVDLLSPFSIFDNIDVPVRTASDQPYRIKKFKLRLFYASDIRKPEFETAKVWLNKVVTEAGEKENYERSSELHRNEKILTSPESNALPPWFEIFNQELIRTSSFSDHETFDHPVACLLVVSSQDEVPVNKFVDLFNINKFPSLMNDGAMDPKILKHYVVLHDNQDGPFEQASKILSDVKNTFGSNECQLLCINSLQGGSEDIEYNPWSSFKSIKEHFLDADDIEQIKFLMQDLTTKHVIPHMEQKIRALNQQVSATRKGFRNQIKNLWWRKAKEDIPDTPDGPAYTFSSTESQIRVLGDYAFMLRDYDLALSNYRLISTDYKLDKSWKRYAGVQEMTALAYFMLDQLRKEAEYCMETAFTTYLKLGLYGQQNAIRCGLWWAEMLKAGGQYKEAANVYFRVSGEEPLQSAVMLEQASYCYLFSVPQMLRKYGFHLILSGNSYKKCDQMKHAIRTYQTALSVFSGTSWGLIRDHIHFQLGKWFAILGMSDVAVEHMLEILACTSQSKAKQELFLGDFLQLVQKTGKTFQVCRLRLPVVKLPSFRVVYEDHRTYASPASVGVQESIWKSLEEDMIPSMSTARSNWLELHTKLVPKKSKQSNICVAGEAIKIDIGFKNPLQIPISVSNVSLICKYFVTSDEMEKDDIGCSTSLQNDEHLRELIAEGGGNGDKSLFILSEVDFSLNAGETLLVNLTVTPKAEGMLKLVGVKWKLSDSVVGFQIFESEQLKKKNANRRKPKQSNGDELTFLVIKSLPRLEGVIRALPKKSYHGELQHLVLELKNNSNFPVKNLKVRISHPRVLALGSEEALNLDFPGFLLKDKSETHGHATQSTEMASFFQFPEDFVIQGEEPVLWPVWFRAALPGMISVYIIVYYEMGDVSSVLRYRTLRMCHSFEVLPSLDVSFHVSRCPSGLQEFLVHMDLVNKTSSQSFEIYQLSCLGDQWDITMLQPVNIPSPIMAGQSLSCFFKLQNGRMVTISKDEVISHCDNRGSHVKLGTAVYKEDLFDISSSPVVDFHRHERLHEVKSHQQRLTETVDFILISHPHTSDTSTESADHSRIFSHHACLCRVGSNGPLCWMMEGPRTVHHDFDKSFCEINLKMSIHNSLDAEVSVHIDTNNSVSSASQSSNSTGVSADTKHGWHDVSLTGEAKTNADTLGSTQYDKQMPVESTPPFIWCGSSATRVKLPPLSDIEVPVQICVFAPGTYNISNCLLHWELSQTTAESAADLKESSGTCPGQSFYITVLQST from the exons ATGGCGGATCCTGCCAACACAACGCTGGGAAGGATGTTGATGGACCATATAACTCCCGTCGTGATGGTACTTTCTACTCCTTTGGTTGAACAGAAATGTCAAAAGAATGGTCTTAGCTTAGTTGATCTACTCTCCCCGTTCTCCATCTTCGACAACATTGATG TGCCTGTACGAACAGCAAGTGACCAGCCTTACAGGATTAAGAAATTCAAGTTGCGATTGTTCTATGCTTCTGATATCCGGAAGCCTGAGTTCGAG ACAGCAAAAGTGTGGTTGAACAAAGTTGTTACTGAAGCTGGGGAAAAGGAAAATTATGAGAGATCTTCAGAGCTACACAGGAATGAGAAAATCCTCACCA GTCCAGAATCAAATGCATTGCCACCATGGTTTGAGATATTCAATCAAGAGCTTATACGGACCTCATCGTTTTCTGATCATGAAACATTTGACCATCCCGTTGCTT GCCTGTTGGTTGTTTCATCTCAAGATGAAGTGCCAGTTAATAAATTTGTTGACCTTTTCAACATCAACAAGTTTCCTTCTCTTATGAACGATGGTGCAATGGATCCGAAGATTCTCAAACACTATGTTGTATTGCATGACAATCAAGATGGACCATTTGAGCA GGCATCAAAGATTTTATCGGATGTGAAAAACACTTTTGGGTCAAATGAATGCCAACTGCTGTGCATTAATTCCTTGCAAGGTGGATCAGAAGATATTGAATATAACCCATGGTCTTCCTTT AAATCAATCAAGGAACATTTTCTCGACGCAGATGATATTGAACAG ATAAAGTTTCTCATGCAAGACCTtacaactaaacacgtaatccCTCACATGGAGCAAAAAATTCGGGCACTAAATCAGCag GTTTCTGCTACAAGAAAAGGGTTTAggaaccaaataaaaaatttgtggTGGAGGAAAGCGAAGGAAGATATACCAGATACCCCTGATGGTCCAGC GTATACTTTCAGTTCCACTGAATCACAAATCAGAGTGTTGGGTGATTATGCGTTCATGCTACGGGACTATGATCTTGCCTTGTCGAATTATCGTCTTATATCCACAGATTATAAACTTGACAAATCCTGGAAACGCTATGCTGGTGTGCAG GAAATGACGGCACTGGCATACTTCATGCTGGACCAACTAAGAAAGGAAGCTGAGTACTGCATGGAAACTGCCTTCACCACATACCTA AAACTTGGGCTGTATGGCCAACAAAATGCTATTCGTTGTGGGCTTTGGTGGGCTGAAATGTTGAAAGCCGGAGGTCAGTATAAGGAGGCAGCCAACGTTTACTTCCGTGTTTCTGGTGAG GAACCATTGCAATCAGCAGTAATGCTTGAGCAAGCATCTTATTGCTACTTATTTTCAGTTCCACAAATGTTACGTAAGTATGGATTTCACCTCATTCTTTCTGGAAATTCTTATAAGAAGTGTGATCAG ATGAAACATGCTATTCGGACATACCAAACAGCTCTTTCTGTGTTTAGTGGGACTTCTTGGGGTCTAATCCGAGATCACATACATTTTCAACTTGGCAA ATGGTTTGCTATACTTGGAATGTCTGATGTGGCAGTTgagcatatgctagaaattctggCTTGTACCAGTCAATCCAAGGCCAAACAGGAGTTATTCCTTGGAGATTTTCTTCAACTTGTTCAG AAAACCGGGAAAACATTTCAGGTTTGCCGACTTCGTTTGCCAGTTGTTAAACTCCCTTCTTTTAGAGTTGTTTATGAAGATCATCGAACATATGCTTCACCTGCTTCT GTTGGTGTACAAGAGAGCATATGGAAGTCTTTGGAGGAAGACATGATTCCATCTATGTCGACTGCTAGATCTAACTGGTTGGAATTGCATACGAAGCTTGTGCCAAAGAAATCTAAACAGTCAAATATTTGTGTTGCTGGAG AAGCAATAAAAATTGATATAGGATTCAAAAACCCCCTTCAAATCCCTATATCAGTCTCAAATGTTTCTCTGATATGCAAGTACTTCGTGACAAGTGATGAAATGGAAAAAG ATGATATTGGGTGTTCCACAAGTTTACAAAATGACGAACATCTTAGAGAATTAATTGCTGAAGG GGGTGGGAATGGAGATAAAAGCCTATTTATATTGTCTGAAGTTGACTTCTCTCTCAATGCTGGTGAAACACTTCTT GTAAATTTAACCGTTACCCCCAAAGCAGAAGGGATGCTGAAATTGGTTGGAGTGAAGTGGAAATTGTCAGATTCTGTTGTTGGATTTCAGATTTTCGAATCTGAACaattaaagaagaagaatgcTAATAGGAGAAAACCTAAACAATCTAATGGGGATGAACTGACATTTTTGGTCATAAAG TCTTTACCAAGGCTTGAAGGAGTTATTAGAGCACTGCCTAAAAAATCATATCATGGCGAGTTGCAACATCTGGTTTTGGAGTTGAAAAACAACTCCAATTTTCCTGTGAAG AATCTTAAAGTGAGGATCAGTCATCCCAGAGTTCTTGCTCTTGGAAGCGAAGAAGCTTTGAATTTGGACTTCCCTGGGTTTCTTTTGAAGGATAAATCTGAAACTCATGGTCATGCAACTCAGAGTACTGAAATGGCTTCTTTTTTCCAATTTCCTGAG GATTTTGTTATTCAAGGAGAAGAACCCGTCTTGTGGCCTGTTTGGTTTAGAGCTGCTTTACCGGGAATGATTTCCGTGTATATAATAGTTTATTATGAGATGGGTGATGTATCAAGTGTTCTGAGGTATCGAACCCTACGTATGTGTCACAGTTTTGAG GTCTTGCCATCTCTGGATGTGTCTTTCCACGTCAGCCGCTGCCCATCAGGACTGCAGGAATTCTTAGTACACATGGATCTTGTAAATAAAACTAGTTCACAGAGTTTTGAGATTTACCAGCTGTCATGTTTAGGAGATCAATGGGACATCACAATGCTCCAACCAGTGAACATACCATCTCCAATAATGGCAGGCCAATCATTATCTTGCTTTTTCAAGCTGCAG AATGGCAGGATGGTAACCATTTCAAAAGATGAGGTTATTTCTCATTGTGATAACAGAGGAAGCCATGTAAAGTTAGGTACTGCAGTTTACAAAGAAGACTTGTTTGATATATCAAGCTCACCTGTAGTGGATTTCCATCGACATGAAAGATTGCATGAAGTCAAATCCCATCAG CAGAGATTAACTGAAACAGTGGACTTCATTTTAATCTCTCATCCTCATACAAGCGACACGAGCACCGAGTCTGCAGATCATTCTCGCATTTTTTCTCATCATGCTTGCCTTTGCAG AGTTGGAAGTAATGGTCCGCTTTGTTGGATGATGGAAGGACCAAGAACTGTTCACCATGATTTTGACAAGTCTTTCTGTGAAATAAATTTGAAGATGAGTATCCACAATTCTCTTGATGCTGAAGTATCTGTGCACATTGATACAAACAATTCCGTCTCGAGCGCTAGCCAATCAAGTAATTCTACTGGAGTTTCCGCTGATACTAAACATGGATGGCATGACGTTTCTTTGACTGGTGAAGCTAAGACCAACGCAGATACGCTCGGAAGTACTCAATATGACAAGCAAATGCCTGTTGAGAGTACACCTCCATTTATTTGGTGTGGATCAAGTGCAACTAGAGTGAAATTGCCACCATTGTCAGATATCGAAGTGCCTGTTCAGATTTGTGTATTTGCTCCTGGCACTTACAATATCTCTAACTGTCTATTACACTGGGAATTGTCGCAAACGACTGCTGAGAGTGCTGCAGACTTAAAGGAATCTTCTGGTACCTGTCCAGGTCAATCCTTTTATATTACTGTGCTGCAGTCTACATAA
- the LOC130805065 gene encoding uncharacterized protein LOC130805065, which produces MKGGSNLKLLPWLLLVAMVMVCNHSTANQSAVEGEIGASWASWAKNKIGELIGLKPGFAQPLTYTNTKPATQIIKGFVNIGGGKAEENAHVTANKEIQETKENVFEATTKDYTIVKALSLKDAFVKGVQALKAKAQHYIREVSNKASKVNHQAQQHITDKAQKDVQVVKEKAQNHIEEVSNKASKVKELMGQKVDEAKETMARKAAHMEAQDNKDIVEEDSSWVREKAKKGYVVEKVASDKLCSAKEMMKKKASEKAKEIKEMIATHYTYDDQDNEL; this is translated from the exons ATGAAAGGAGGCTCAAACTTGAAGCTGCTACCATGGCTGCTACTAGTAGCTATGGTAATGGTGTGCAACCACTCGACCGCTAATCAATCAGCGGTCGAGGGAGAAATTGGAGCTTCGTGGGCTAGTTGGGCGAAGAACAAGATTGGGGAGCTGATCGGGCTGAAACCTGGCTTTGCACAGCCCCTTACTTATACTAATACTAAGCCCGCTACTCAGATTATTAAAGGCTTTGTTAATATTG GAGGTGGAAAAGCAGAGGAAAATGCACATGTAACAGCAAATAAAGAAATTCAGGAGACAAAAGAGAATGTATTTGAAGCCACCACTAAAGATTACACAATAGTTAAAGCTCTATCATTAAAGGATGCCTTTGTGAAGGGTGTACAAGCACTAAAAGCCAAGGCTCAACATTACATTAGAGAAGTATCAAACAAGGCTTCCAAGGTAAATCACCAAGCCCAACAACATATAACTGATAAGGCCCAAAAAGATGTCCAAGTAGTGAAAGAAAAAGCCCAAAACCACATTGAAGAAGTCTCAAACAAGGCCTCAAAGGTTAAAGAGTTAATGGGCCAAAAGGTGGACGAAGCAAAGGAGACAATGGCCCGTAAAGCGGCCCATATGGAGGCCCAAGACAACAAGGATATCGTCGAAGAAGATTCGAGTTGGGTGAGGGAGAAGGCAAAGAAAGGGTATGTAGTAGAAAAGGTAGCTAGTGATAAATTGTGTAGTGCAAAAGAGATGATGAAAAAGAAGGCAAGTGAGAAAGCTAAAGAGATAAAAGAGATGATTGCTACTCATTACACTTATGATGATCAAGATAATGAGCTCTAA